A genomic region of Azoarcus sp. KH32C contains the following coding sequences:
- a CDS encoding TlpA disulfide reductase family protein, giving the protein MLLRLHQAAKLALASLVLLASFELGAASAPAVMPPLTAINLDGKPFRFDAPGLRPAVINVWATWCPPCRNEMASLQQLAAHLKQDGIAVVALSVDTDHNLVREFALKYGIKIPTPIATTPRQAMSALDVSALPVTLYVDADGRIVGRNIGQRDWSDEASAQEVRRTLSIPRGSGR; this is encoded by the coding sequence ATGCTCCTGCGTCTTCATCAAGCCGCCAAACTGGCGCTCGCATCTCTCGTTCTGCTCGCGTCCTTCGAGCTGGGCGCGGCCTCCGCCCCCGCCGTCATGCCCCCGCTCACGGCCATTAATCTGGACGGCAAGCCATTCCGGTTTGACGCTCCGGGCTTGAGGCCAGCCGTGATCAATGTCTGGGCAACCTGGTGCCCTCCCTGTCGCAACGAGATGGCGTCACTGCAGCAACTGGCCGCGCATCTCAAGCAGGACGGGATTGCGGTCGTGGCACTCTCGGTCGACACCGATCACAATCTGGTACGCGAATTCGCCCTCAAGTACGGCATCAAGATTCCCACACCGATCGCGACGACGCCTCGACAGGCGATGTCTGCGCTCGACGTTTCCGCCTTGCCAGTGACCCTTTATGTCGATGCCGACGGTCGGATCGTGGGACGCAATATCGGACAACGCGACTGGAGCGATGAGGCTTCCGCACAGGAGGTCAGGCGGACGCTCTCGATCCCGCGGGGCAGTGGCCGCTAG
- the ccmD gene encoding heme exporter protein CcmD gives MNWESWSDFWAMGGDGLYVWSAYLISIVLIALEVGVLVLTRLSIHEHLGRFSRIVGSGAKSRSPN, from the coding sequence ATGAACTGGGAAAGCTGGTCGGACTTCTGGGCAATGGGTGGCGACGGACTTTATGTCTGGAGCGCCTATCTCATCTCCATCGTGTTGATCGCATTGGAAGTCGGTGTCCTGGTCTTGACGCGACTCTCCATTCACGAGCACTTGGGACGCTTTTCGAGAATTGTTGGTTCCGGCGCCAAGTCTCGCTCGCCAAACTGA
- the ccsA gene encoding cytochrome c biogenesis protein CcsA, producing the protein MPAISRPLSSCDPPRRHCGRQLTSQSVYLLSGRLAPWFAGGAAVLCAIGLYLGFFVAPSDPHQGEHFRIAFLHQPSMWISVVIYILMAAASVYGLLRKQRVAAMLASSLAPTGALFAFLALWTGSLWGKPIWGTWWVWEARLATEMLVLFLFLGFIALHETIDDYRRADRACGLLALVGLVGLPLLYFSVYRWSLYYGTSNRSLPAPTGETSIIATGLFVMTLGLFAYTAAATLTRLRNEILKRERSSDWVLTHFRGQQ; encoded by the coding sequence ATGCCCGCCATCAGTCGGCCCCTTTCATCCTGCGATCCTCCGCGTCGTCACTGCGGCCGGCAGCTTACATCCCAGAGCGTATACCTCCTCTCAGGACGTCTCGCGCCGTGGTTTGCCGGCGGTGCCGCCGTACTATGCGCAATCGGCCTCTACCTGGGCTTCTTTGTTGCCCCGTCGGATCCACACCAAGGCGAACATTTTCGGATTGCCTTCCTGCATCAACCCTCGATGTGGATATCCGTCGTCATTTACATCCTGATGGCCGCGGCGTCCGTCTACGGACTCCTTAGAAAGCAACGCGTCGCCGCCATGCTCGCATCTTCACTGGCCCCCACAGGAGCGTTGTTCGCTTTTCTCGCGCTCTGGACGGGATCGCTCTGGGGCAAACCGATCTGGGGTACGTGGTGGGTCTGGGAAGCGCGACTCGCAACAGAGATGCTCGTCCTCTTCCTCTTTCTCGGCTTTATCGCATTGCATGAGACGATCGACGATTATCGACGTGCCGATCGCGCGTGCGGCCTGCTGGCACTCGTCGGGCTCGTCGGCCTCCCCCTGCTGTATTTTTCCGTATACCGCTGGAGCCTCTATTACGGCACCTCGAACCGCAGTCTGCCTGCGCCAACGGGCGAGACCTCGATCATCGCAACCGGTCTTTTCGTGATGACGTTAGGCCTATTCGCCTACACGGCAGCAGCCACGCTGACGCGCCTCAGAAATGAGATCCTGAAGCGCGAGCGCAGTAGCGACTGGGTCCTCACGCACTTCAGGGGACAACAATGA
- a CDS encoding c(7)-type cytochrome triheme domain-containing protein: MIRRIPTLLLPFLAAALLGSAPALGQDAKAKAAAAAAAPAAAPAAAAPAAAPAPTGDVNRFNRLLKPANQRNLPPTQDGIHDPTGEGTSALMPPLSAFESLPRSNAGNRVNWVKALEDKAINPRWDRLDPNAAPVVMDLNIVREVKGSMPDVVYPHKQHTMWLDCSNCHPAIFIPQKGANQISMAAILLGQKCGVCHGKVAFPVSECRICHSKKKDGPIARSASSQQ, encoded by the coding sequence ATGATCCGCCGTATCCCAACCCTGCTTCTGCCGTTCCTCGCAGCCGCGTTGCTCGGATCGGCTCCCGCACTCGGCCAGGACGCAAAGGCCAAGGCTGCCGCTGCCGCTGCCGCGCCTGCAGCAGCCCCCGCCGCCGCCGCCCCGGCCGCAGCGCCCGCACCGACCGGCGACGTCAATCGCTTCAACCGCCTGCTGAAGCCCGCGAATCAGCGCAACCTGCCGCCGACGCAGGATGGCATTCACGATCCTACCGGTGAAGGCACCTCGGCACTGATGCCGCCGCTTTCGGCGTTCGAGTCCCTGCCGCGCAGCAATGCCGGTAACCGGGTCAACTGGGTCAAGGCCCTTGAGGACAAGGCCATCAATCCGCGCTGGGACCGTCTGGATCCGAATGCGGCACCGGTCGTGATGGACCTCAACATCGTGCGCGAAGTGAAGGGCTCGATGCCGGACGTCGTGTATCCGCACAAGCAGCACACGATGTGGCTTGACTGCTCCAATTGCCACCCGGCAATCTTCATCCCCCAAAAGGGCGCGAACCAGATCAGCATGGCCGCGATCCTGCTTGGGCAGAAGTGCGGCGTGTGCCACGGCAAGGTCGCCTTCCCCGTGTCCGAGTGCCGGATCTGCCACTCGAAGAAGAAGGACGGCCCGATCGCGCGGTCCGCATCCAGCCAGCAATAA
- a CDS encoding c(7)-type cytochrome triheme domain-containing protein, with the protein MKQFPWATSVRRGLAALFFAVMAVALWTPIDSRAEYGDVVINNYADAAGMRPAIFPHWFHRIRFRCKVCHADLGFQFKAGGNEITMLKIIDGQFCGACHNGEIAWSVENCDLCHSGKPNTPTQVHESTIQKLAIPVGGKK; encoded by the coding sequence ATGAAGCAGTTCCCGTGGGCAACAAGTGTCCGTCGCGGACTCGCCGCACTGTTTTTCGCAGTGATGGCCGTGGCGCTGTGGACACCTATCGACAGCCGAGCCGAATACGGTGACGTGGTCATCAACAACTATGCCGACGCGGCAGGCATGCGTCCGGCGATCTTCCCGCACTGGTTCCACCGTATCCGCTTCCGCTGCAAGGTCTGCCACGCCGACCTCGGTTTCCAGTTCAAGGCGGGCGGGAACGAAATCACGATGCTGAAGATCATCGACGGCCAGTTCTGCGGCGCCTGTCACAACGGCGAAATTGCCTGGTCGGTCGAAAACTGCGACCTCTGCCATTCGGGCAAACCCAACACTCCCACGCAAGTGCACGAAAGCACGATCCAGAAACTGGCCATTCCTGTCGGGGGCAAGAAATGA